In Candidatus Syntrophoarchaeum caldarius, the following are encoded in one genomic region:
- a CDS encoding anaerobic ribonucleoside-triphosphate reductase encodes MRLIQTTLDGTRMPQMPKVRTSDGHILSWDRRAIVRQLLKETKLSREFYNIPPITEELAKDIAKKVETRIRRMNLKTLAGALIREITNVTLLEEDHPEWRNISTRVGTPVFDAHLIDVGTGFEAKENANLQGNAETSHKKKADKISKEQYLLLLPPHIADLHLKGDIHIHDLEYFGTRAFCQDWDLRYFFYYGLMPDGNGTRASVAGPAQKAEVAVLHAVKALGSAQTNFAGGQGFYNFLTFLAPYLEGLEYKEIKQLMQMFIYEMTQMMVARGGQIVFSSVQLSPGVPRIWRDKPAVYRGMVTDRRYGEFEREVRLGFKALMEVMLDGDYFGKPFNFPKPEISIERDFLEESDEIKEYNRTHPELPTYEELYDLAFELAAKYGSPYFDNQLPEYRGSGEGVSCYQCCAYQFASNPEDDAEFDNKMYFRGGKHFSMGGWQVVSLNCPRAAYRADHDDERLITELKKLMDHAVEVLKIKRRWMDIIIENNRMPFATQRPRDPITGEKGDVAVYLDDLVYIIGVVGINEMVEHHTGNQMHESRDALKVAVRMMTEMELYARELSEKHNMTISLARTPAETTCQRFAVADILDDKYRPCAEAVVKGNLEEALKHIDETRDLPIYYTNGTHLPPAADVSLIERIKIEHIFFPIVDGGNILHIFMGESAIDPHGLKDLALRIAKNTQTGYFAFTRDMTLCLDGYNMAGGLRDKCPNCGSTNVEHLSRVTGYLQAVSGWNAGKKQELKDRRRYKVGEVG; translated from the coding sequence GTGAGGCTTATCCAGACGACACTTGATGGCACAAGGATGCCCCAGATGCCCAAGGTCAGGACTTCAGATGGGCACATCCTCTCATGGGACAGGCGTGCAATTGTGAGACAGCTTCTGAAAGAAACCAAGCTCAGCCGTGAATTTTATAACATCCCCCCTATCACGGAAGAACTTGCAAAAGATATCGCAAAGAAGGTTGAGACTCGGATCAGACGGATGAACCTGAAGACGCTGGCAGGTGCACTGATACGGGAGATCACAAATGTCACGCTCCTTGAAGAGGATCACCCGGAATGGCGAAACATCTCAACCCGTGTCGGAACCCCGGTCTTTGATGCACACTTAATCGATGTCGGGACTGGCTTTGAGGCAAAGGAGAATGCCAACCTGCAGGGCAACGCCGAGACTTCACACAAGAAGAAAGCAGACAAGATCTCGAAGGAACAATATCTCCTCCTTCTTCCACCCCATATCGCAGATCTTCATCTGAAAGGCGATATTCATATCCATGACCTTGAGTACTTTGGCACACGGGCGTTCTGTCAGGACTGGGATCTGAGATACTTCTTCTACTATGGGCTGATGCCCGATGGCAACGGCACACGGGCTTCGGTTGCAGGCCCTGCTCAAAAAGCAGAGGTTGCTGTACTTCATGCTGTAAAGGCGCTCGGGAGTGCACAGACAAACTTTGCGGGTGGTCAGGGCTTCTACAATTTTTTAACATTTCTTGCACCGTATCTTGAGGGGCTTGAGTACAAAGAGATCAAACAGCTCATGCAGATGTTCATCTATGAGATGACGCAGATGATGGTCGCACGGGGCGGACAGATCGTATTCTCGTCGGTACAGCTCAGCCCCGGCGTGCCAAGAATCTGGAGAGATAAGCCAGCAGTTTACAGAGGGATGGTGACAGATCGGAGATATGGCGAGTTTGAGCGTGAGGTGAGGCTTGGCTTCAAGGCGCTGATGGAGGTGATGCTCGATGGTGACTATTTTGGAAAGCCGTTCAACTTCCCGAAGCCAGAGATATCGATTGAGCGTGATTTTTTAGAGGAGAGCGATGAGATAAAAGAATACAACAGAACTCACCCCGAGCTTCCAACCTACGAGGAGCTTTATGATCTTGCCTTTGAGCTTGCAGCAAAGTACGGATCGCCATACTTCGATAATCAGCTCCCCGAGTACAGGGGAAGCGGAGAGGGTGTATCCTGTTACCAGTGCTGTGCATACCAGTTTGCATCCAACCCAGAGGACGATGCGGAGTTCGATAACAAGATGTACTTCAGGGGTGGAAAACACTTCTCGATGGGCGGCTGGCAGGTTGTGTCCCTGAACTGTCCAAGGGCTGCATACCGGGCAGATCACGACGATGAGCGGCTTATCACAGAACTCAAAAAGCTGATGGATCATGCTGTTGAGGTATTGAAGATCAAGCGGAGATGGATGGATATAATTATCGAGAACAATCGAATGCCCTTTGCAACACAACGCCCCCGCGATCCGATAACAGGTGAAAAGGGAGATGTTGCGGTCTATTTAGATGATCTTGTCTATATCATCGGTGTTGTTGGGATAAATGAGATGGTTGAGCACCACACAGGGAATCAGATGCATGAATCAAGGGATGCGCTTAAAGTTGCTGTCAGGATGATGACCGAGATGGAACTCTATGCAAGAGAGCTATCAGAGAAGCATAACATGACGATCTCGCTTGCACGGACCCCTGCAGAGACGACCTGCCAGCGGTTTGCGGTTGCAGATATACTCGATGATAAATACAGACCGTGCGCTGAGGCGGTTGTAAAGGGAAACTTAGAAGAAGCCTTGAAGCATATCGATGAGACGCGGGATCTACCGATCTACTACACAAATGGAACACATCTGCCACCTGCTGCTGATGTATCGCTGATTGAACGGATAAAGATCGAGCATATCTTTTTCCCAATCGTTGATGGGGGAAATATTCTTCACATTTTCATGGGCGAGAGTGCGATCGACCCCCATGGCCTGAAAGATCTTGCGCTTAGGATTGCAAAGAACACACAGACCGGATACTTTGCATTCACCCGTGATATGACGCTCTGTCTTGATGGCTACAACATGGCAGGGGGTTTGCGCGATAAATGCCCGAACTGTGGATCAACGAATGTCGAGCACCTATCGAGGGTTACAGGGTATCTCCAGGCTGTAAGTGGGTGGAACGCAGGGAAGAAGCAGGAGTTGAAGGATCGGAGGAGGTATAAGGTGGGGGAGGTTGGGTGA
- a CDS encoding adenylate kinase — MKNEYRENREDPMIIAITGTPGTGKSTVASIMSDFYPVLHLNEIVKSEGFYSGIDEQRGSLEVEMEALEVYLQNLIASSHDLIIEGHIAHLLQIDYDMVIVLRCMPSILYDRLRAKGFNEDKIRENIEAEALDLILVEALEGGFKAVYEVNTTEQDANSVAACIKEIIEGNVEAYRVGGVDWSYELQQIADGSFWRDRCL; from the coding sequence TTGAAAAATGAGTACAGAGAAAACAGAGAAGATCCCATGATAATTGCGATAACAGGCACCCCAGGGACGGGAAAGAGCACAGTAGCATCTATCATGAGTGATTTTTATCCAGTTCTCCATCTCAATGAGATTGTAAAGAGTGAGGGCTTCTATTCCGGGATTGATGAGCAGAGAGGGTCGCTTGAGGTCGAGATGGAAGCGCTTGAAGTTTATTTGCAGAATCTCATTGCCAGTTCTCATGATCTGATCATTGAAGGACATATTGCACACCTTCTCCAGATTGATTATGATATGGTGATCGTTCTCAGGTGCATGCCTTCCATACTCTACGATCGGCTCAGGGCAAAAGGGTTTAATGAAGATAAGATAAGAGAAAATATCGAAGCAGAGGCGCTCGATCTCATCCTTGTTGAGGCGCTTGAAGGAGGATTTAAAGCAGTGTATGAGGTCAATACTACAGAACAGGACGCAAACAGCGTTGCAGCGTGTATAAAGGAGATCATCGAGGGAAACGTGGAGGCGTATCGTGTGGGAGGTGTAGACTGGAGTTATGAACTTCAGCAAATTGCTGATGGCAGTTTCTGGCGTGATAGGTGTCTCTGA
- a CDS encoding restriction endonuclease subunit M, translating into MPDKPIPPGKVKCFITGKLRKDTPEERVRQDVARSLIEEYGYEKRDIDVEFPIKMGTAKKRADIAIFSEDEEHTQENIYMNVEVKSEDVKPSDKKEGIEQLESYVAASPNCEFALWVGNERLAFKVVEEKGRRTVTQIPGLHDERVCILDMYRVP; encoded by the coding sequence ATGCCCGATAAACCAATCCCCCCAGGAAAAGTAAAGTGTTTCATCACAGGAAAGCTCAGAAAGGATACACCCGAGGAAAGGGTGAGACAGGATGTAGCGAGAAGCTTGATCGAAGAGTATGGCTATGAGAAACGGGATATCGACGTGGAGTTTCCTATCAAGATGGGAACGGCGAAAAAGCGAGCAGATATTGCGATCTTTTCTGAAGACGAGGAGCACACACAGGAAAACATTTACATGAACGTCGAGGTGAAGAGCGAAGACGTTAAGCCATCAGATAAAAAGGAAGGCATTGAACAGCTTGAAAGCTATGTTGCAGCCTCTCCTAACTGTGAATTTGCGCTCTGGGTAGGTAATGAAAGGTTAGCGTTTAAAGTAGTGGAGGAGAAGGGGAGAAGAACCGTTACGCAGATCCCGGGTCTTCATGATGAGCGAGTCTGCATCCTGGATATGTACAGGGTGCCATAG
- a CDS encoding dephospho-CoA kinase: protein MKRKVIAWVGYPASGKSEASRVAASMGIPVVVMGDIVRKEARRRGFKEEDVSIGAVAEDLRKNEGMDAIAKRSIPCIMKKEGVVVVDGVRGIAEVDRFRAEFGNDFFLVAILSPFKLRFERMQKRGRGDDGLTEAAFKARDLREEGWGLRDAIEASDIVIQNEGDLDAFSKEVYQVLMEMITDE, encoded by the coding sequence ATGAAGCGAAAGGTCATTGCATGGGTTGGTTATCCAGCCTCCGGAAAGTCTGAAGCATCACGGGTTGCAGCATCGATGGGTATCCCGGTTGTTGTGATGGGGGATATCGTCCGCAAGGAGGCTCGGAGGCGCGGATTCAAGGAGGAGGATGTCTCCATCGGGGCCGTTGCCGAGGATCTCAGAAAGAACGAGGGTATGGACGCGATCGCAAAGCGCTCGATCCCATGTATTATGAAAAAAGAGGGTGTGGTAGTTGTTGACGGTGTGAGGGGGATAGCAGAGGTTGATAGATTCAGAGCTGAATTTGGAAATGATTTTTTTCTTGTAGCGATTCTATCGCCGTTTAAACTGCGGTTTGAAAGGATGCAAAAGCGTGGAAGGGGGGATGATGGCCTCACAGAAGCAGCATTTAAAGCACGGGACCTGCGAGAAGAGGGGTGGGGACTTCGTGATGCAATCGAGGCTTCTGATATTGTGATACAGAATGAGGGGGATCTTGATGCGTTTTCAAAGGAAGTTTATCAGGTACTTATGGAGATGATCACAGATGAGTGA
- a CDS encoding xylose isomerase, with product MSEIGFSSLLVTSDPFEWVWKLEDVGFEVWEVVDEGKHRVEGIRDGIKEVYETTNLKITSHAPFSDLNIASVNYPIWSESIRQIKHCIDLMSEFIEFITVHPGALSPLGMQIPDKVREQVIAGFTEISDHAAEYGIRVGLENMIDIEMLLARTPEEVLGIIENVGRDNLGITWDVGHSNTTGTIDGFIEILDKISHVHIHDNHGRKDEHLPVGAGTIDWEYVMRKLEGFDGKIIIEARSLQDGQEGLNYLQNITGI from the coding sequence ATGAGTGAAATCGGTTTTTCATCACTGCTTGTAACAAGTGACCCGTTTGAATGGGTGTGGAAACTTGAGGATGTGGGTTTTGAGGTTTGGGAGGTGGTTGATGAGGGCAAACACAGAGTTGAAGGGATTAGAGACGGGATCAAAGAGGTCTATGAGACAACAAATCTCAAAATCACCTCGCATGCTCCATTCTCAGACCTCAACATCGCATCTGTGAACTATCCAATCTGGTCTGAGTCGATAAGGCAGATAAAGCACTGTATTGATCTGATGAGCGAGTTCATCGAGTTTATAACTGTACATCCTGGTGCCCTCTCTCCGCTTGGAATGCAGATCCCCGATAAAGTGAGGGAACAGGTGATTGCAGGTTTTACAGAGATCTCTGATCACGCTGCGGAGTATGGAATCAGGGTTGGGCTTGAGAACATGATCGATATCGAGATGCTTCTTGCAAGAACACCTGAGGAGGTTCTGGGGATCATCGAGAATGTTGGGCGGGATAATCTCGGCATAACATGGGATGTGGGACATTCAAATACAACAGGAACGATCGATGGATTCATAGAAATTCTCGATAAGATCTCCCACGTCCATATCCATGACAATCATGGGAGAAAAGATGAACATCTGCCTGTAGGCGCCGGTACGATCGACTGGGAATATGTGATGCGCAAGCTTGAGGGATTTGATGGAAAGATAATCATCGAGGCGCGGAGTTTGCAGGACGGGCAGGAGGGATTGAACTATCTCCAGAATATTACAGGGATCTAA
- a CDS encoding glutaredoxin-like protein has product MTTCPGCERLKQALAAEGIEYEEVEMMTADAMTELRMNGIFALSAPVLQIGDDIFLTSSELVKEDGVDIDLVKKHLNGGIL; this is encoded by the coding sequence ATGACTACATGCCCTGGTTGTGAGCGTCTGAAACAGGCGCTTGCAGCAGAAGGAATTGAGTACGAAGAGGTTGAGATGATGACAGCAGATGCGATGACAGAACTGCGGATGAACGGGATTTTCGCACTCTCTGCACCCGTGCTTCAGATCGGGGATGACATATTCCTGACCTCATCAGAACTCGTCAAGGAGGATGGGGTTGATATAGATCTCGTAAAGAAGCATTTGAACGGAGGGATCCTGTGA
- a CDS encoding Radical SAM domain protein, which yields MRITGIEKVKSKDGRKSVRIKFFGCNLRCPYCFHITEKQKQEKLSVEEILSSIRAFFGEEVGRITLGGAEPTIQKDLIELVRSLKEEGHTITLKTDGFRPDVLEELLDYVDRFVIEIKAPLDDIDANAALTGLSRERASVYVEKLRETLDLLRKEQKKFRAWIRVIPEYVNIDTIRAIGEDIRGADDAMLYQFLSDPTYDIPFEGYTTPVPPREEIDRLAEILLEYVPRIEIKSAQE from the coding sequence ATGCGAATAACAGGTATTGAAAAGGTTAAATCTAAGGATGGCAGAAAAAGTGTTCGTATCAAGTTCTTTGGATGTAATCTCAGGTGTCCGTACTGCTTCCACATAACCGAGAAGCAGAAGCAGGAAAAGCTGAGCGTGGAGGAGATTCTTTCCTCAATCAGAGCGTTCTTTGGCGAAGAAGTGGGACGGATAACGCTTGGCGGGGCAGAACCAACGATCCAGAAAGATCTGATCGAGCTTGTAAGATCACTTAAAGAAGAAGGGCACACAATCACGCTTAAAACCGATGGATTCAGGCCAGATGTGCTTGAAGAGCTTCTCGATTATGTGGATCGATTTGTGATCGAGATAAAGGCGCCGCTTGATGATATCGATGCAAATGCAGCGTTAACTGGCTTATCCCGTGAGCGAGCATCGGTTTATGTTGAGAAGCTAAGGGAGACACTTGATCTTCTGAGAAAGGAACAGAAGAAGTTCAGGGCTTGGATCAGGGTTATACCTGAGTATGTGAACATTGATACGATTCGCGCGATAGGAGAGGATATCAGGGGTGCAGATGATGCGATGCTGTACCAGTTTTTGAGTGATCCCACCTATGATATACCGTTTGAAGGATACACAACACCTGTACCACCAAGAGAGGAGATAGATCGGCTTGCAGAGATCCTGCTTGAGTACGTTCCCCGAATTGAGATAAAAAGTGCTCAAGAATAG
- a CDS encoding CDP-diacylglycerol-glycerol-3-phosphate 3-phosphatidyltransferase encodes MSLMLDAYRGICEHIIEPLVDLSVRIGLTPNMISVISFSFAVASGVFFYLSSNKDSLLIAAVLMLTSAVLDVVDGSVARRIEQANAKGDLLDHVFDRYADIFILCGILFGGYAPAWIGVLAITGVLLTSYMGTQAQAVGIGRYYGGILGRADRLMLLLGSTIANWVYPARIFDLPILGWILVLFAITGHFTAIQRFVFIWRRL; translated from the coding sequence GTGTCTCTGATGCTTGATGCATATCGTGGAATCTGTGAGCACATCATTGAACCACTCGTAGATCTTTCAGTGAGAATTGGGCTCACTCCGAATATGATCTCTGTCATCTCCTTTTCCTTTGCTGTCGCATCAGGAGTCTTCTTCTATCTTTCAAGCAACAAAGATTCGCTCCTGATCGCCGCGGTTCTGATGCTAACAAGTGCGGTCCTTGATGTGGTTGATGGATCGGTTGCAAGAAGGATAGAACAGGCAAACGCAAAAGGAGATCTGCTCGACCACGTCTTTGATCGGTATGCAGATATTTTCATACTCTGCGGGATACTCTTTGGCGGTTATGCGCCCGCATGGATCGGGGTTCTTGCGATAACAGGAGTGCTTCTTACAAGTTACATGGGCACGCAGGCACAGGCGGTTGGGATCGGCAGGTATTACGGCGGAATACTCGGGAGGGCGGATCGACTCATGCTCCTTCTTGGGTCAACCATCGCAAACTGGGTTTATCCTGCCAGGATTTTTGATTTACCGATTCTTGGATGGATTCTCGTACTCTTTGCCATAACAGGACACTTCACAGCGATCCAGCGATTTGTATTCATCTGGAGGAGACTTTGA